The following nucleotide sequence is from Parafrankia irregularis.
ATCCCAAAGAGCCCAGGTGTGAACAGGATCGGGTCAACTTCACTGGCCACCGACCCCGAAACCGGCCACACCGAACCCCACACCGTCACCAACCTGATCATCGGCACCGGTGACAAACACCTCGTCGACATCACCCTCGACACCCCCGGCCCCGACGCCACCCTCACCGCCACCGACGGTCACCCCGTCTGGGACGAAACCGACCGCACCTGGGTCGACGCCGACCAGCTCACCCCCACCGACCAGCTCACCACCCCCACCGGTACCCTCATCCCCGTAGCCGCCACCCGCGACTACCACCGCACCCAAACCGTCTACAACCTCACCGTCGACACCCTCCACACGTACTACGTGCTCGCCGGCACCACCCTGGTCTTGGTGCATAACTGCGGCAAGAATCAGGGAATCTATGAGTTCGCTGACCAGCTAAACCCTGGGAAGACGTACGTCGGCAAGACCAAGAACTTCATTAATCGGCTCCAGGATCACATCGATAGTGGCCGACTCGGGAGTCGCGAGGACGCTGTCTGCACCCATGGGCGGAACCAATGACGACCTGTTCGTTGCTGAGCACCTCCGAATGGAAGGGTTGCGAAGCCAAGGTGTTGGGCTGTCGAACGAGCTCACCTCTCCTGGTAGAAAGATTTTGGAGCGAAGGCAAGATGCGGAGCTGTATGAACAGCTTCCATTTTGGAGGAGTGGGGCAAGGTGGCGGATTTCT
It contains:
- a CDS encoding polymorphic toxin-type HINT domain-containing protein, which gives rise to MNRIGSTSLATDPETGHTEPHTVTNLIIGTGDKHLVDITLDTPGPDATLTATDGHPVWDETDRTWVDADQLTPTDQLTTPTGTLIPVAATRDYHRTQTVYNLTVDTLHTYYVLAGTTLVLVHNCGKNQGIYEFADQLNPGKTYVGKTKNFINRLQDHIDSGRLGSREDAVCTHGRNQ